One window from the genome of Pseudonocardia hierapolitana encodes:
- a CDS encoding PIN-like domain-containing protein — translation MSTERADGWGMYDDFRGYRVPDEDALSNAIRTATVVLDANVLLSLYRYNSATRDDLLDILRRLGERLWIPHQVMREFWRNRLSVIVNRGASTKQVLDAFSKSQRSLIDAIDQWARTTAVLNRDRERLISMAGAMYGELNEAVEAHAPASVGIAGGAMGEEVLKQLEELLDGRVGAAPAEQEWRAAIKEGAARVAAKVPPGYLDSEKADSSLPEGAAGDYLVWKQSVDEIRRRGGDLLIVTGDVKEDWWWRYQSEVIGPRPELVSELFGACNAQLFMMRPTDLLRRSHVLHVHVNEESIDDAERVGREVSGSWTPVGVISLLERLDAEGWEHADVIREAATLGGRIPREVIYEVCGYGDDRMLRGFTRPAARITRDLQMEGIVAEGVPPVLTPLYEGGVKAIAFEIPAEVVTIVRDMRKRVRCRLSMNLRPTSPTLACVPIMRVVRIRGSGALFTDSSRALVRVQLDDRLMALRHRLRQAGLYRLLQQVVVLLNLCAKASWGMRHFFRIGISIPLRNRS, via the coding sequence ATGTCGACCGAGCGCGCAGATGGCTGGGGGATGTACGACGATTTTCGCGGCTATCGAGTTCCTGATGAGGATGCGCTGAGTAATGCAATACGGACCGCGACTGTCGTACTGGACGCGAATGTCTTGCTCAGTCTCTATCGCTACAATTCCGCAACCCGTGATGACCTCCTCGACATCCTTCGACGGCTGGGTGAACGCCTTTGGATTCCGCATCAGGTTATGCGTGAGTTCTGGCGGAACAGATTGAGTGTGATTGTAAACCGTGGAGCCAGTACCAAACAGGTCTTGGATGCATTTAGCAAGAGTCAGCGCTCGCTAATAGACGCGATCGACCAATGGGCGCGTACGACGGCCGTGCTCAACAGAGATCGGGAACGACTGATCAGCATGGCCGGTGCCATGTATGGAGAGCTGAATGAGGCGGTCGAAGCTCATGCTCCGGCGTCCGTTGGCATTGCTGGCGGTGCAATGGGCGAGGAGGTTCTGAAGCAACTCGAGGAACTGCTTGACGGCCGTGTGGGTGCGGCACCTGCCGAGCAGGAGTGGAGAGCTGCGATCAAAGAAGGTGCTGCGCGAGTGGCTGCGAAGGTCCCGCCAGGCTACCTCGATTCGGAGAAGGCTGATAGTTCGTTGCCGGAAGGCGCGGCAGGCGACTATTTGGTTTGGAAACAGTCTGTCGACGAAATCCGTCGGCGCGGTGGTGACCTCCTTATAGTGACTGGAGATGTCAAGGAAGATTGGTGGTGGCGGTACCAATCAGAGGTTATCGGTCCACGCCCGGAGCTCGTGTCAGAGCTGTTCGGCGCATGTAATGCTCAGCTATTCATGATGCGACCCACTGATCTCCTAAGGCGTTCTCACGTACTTCACGTCCACGTGAACGAGGAGTCGATTGACGACGCGGAGCGGGTCGGCCGCGAGGTGTCTGGCTCTTGGACGCCCGTCGGGGTCATCTCCTTGCTGGAACGTCTCGATGCAGAGGGGTGGGAGCACGCAGATGTCATCCGCGAAGCCGCCACTCTGGGCGGCCGCATTCCCCGTGAAGTAATCTATGAGGTATGCGGGTACGGTGACGACCGAATGCTTCGAGGTTTCACGCGGCCGGCAGCGCGAATCACGCGAGATCTGCAAATGGAAGGAATTGTTGCAGAGGGGGTCCCGCCTGTCCTAACTCCATTGTATGAAGGTGGCGTCAAGGCGATCGCCTTTGAGATTCCTGCCGAGGTAGTGACTATTGTGCGTGACATGCGCAAACGAGTCAGATGCAGGCTTTCAATGAATCTGCGTCCGACTTCTCCAACGCTTGCCTGCGTGCCAATAATGCGGGTGGTGCGCATTCGCGGGTCGGGCGCCCTGTTCACTGATTCCAGTCGGGCCCTTGTCCGCGTGCAGCTCGATGACCGGCTAATGGCGCTTCGCCATCGCCTCAGGCAAGCCGGCCTTTATCGGCTTCTTCAGCAGGTCGTGGTTCTCCTGAATTTGTGCGCGAAGGCGAGTTGGGGCATGCGCCACTTCTTCCGGATCGGTATATCGATCCCTTTGCGGAATCGCTCGTGA
- a CDS encoding zinc ribbon domain-containing protein, translating into MSTGSWSAVRDAQLLAGLDDESLQLDRREIVLRDNISSIAQVCERFVTRLGELVELRPVAQVKRPARKALARLAAHTEDWAARTLSGPIPRRALAVSRDEDADLYENRMVIELVHPILTSAISARVQRLRRIRADLADLERARDEGTHRRRDLLYRFWGGDAARVGESSDRAERTLEELEGLGARLQNLRGSTLGRLLRGRRTGLRTLRRTNVIANDRHYRAAGLVWSAFDRKPDLQEDPEERSERLRRRHLAFDRYALGLLVRAFAELGYSPDGDTIPSPGHPVTLTGAWGTATIRKDDDGTLTLESHGTATRFVPLIDLVGPDDDPTTVEARWQSVIGAVAKPTVVVHLSASEPLRALPPRLAAPLISAAKDDIAGRRDATAIPVSPLETTSLERVARAVATAVMAPALLSYPPAVSLDGRPVPRRLIERLMDLGPPRLGMSPIFHRPTPDELHLRRPMIASESTQLDTLLRDISRRAKAPGWERDIADEILRLRSGFANAESAVNTFLTCPGCGNEASPEQVGREKDLFSITCRSCGTRWGHERCGACQARVPIIEPEREPLNPEVRGPGWVERIFGHEALASPCWARTVGARYICTSCGKCPESGSEAGVNCTRCYTAPSYCGT; encoded by the coding sequence GTGAGCACCGGATCCTGGTCTGCCGTACGAGACGCGCAGCTGCTCGCAGGGCTGGATGATGAGAGCCTCCAACTCGACCGGCGGGAGATCGTCCTGCGGGACAACATCTCCTCGATCGCCCAGGTCTGTGAACGGTTCGTCACGCGGCTCGGTGAACTCGTGGAGCTTCGCCCGGTCGCCCAGGTCAAGCGGCCTGCCCGGAAGGCACTCGCCCGCCTGGCCGCGCACACCGAGGACTGGGCGGCCAGGACCCTGAGCGGCCCGATCCCACGGCGAGCCCTCGCCGTATCCCGCGATGAGGACGCGGACCTCTACGAGAACCGGATGGTGATCGAGCTCGTCCATCCGATCCTCACCTCGGCGATCTCAGCCCGTGTTCAGCGCCTTCGACGGATACGCGCCGACTTGGCCGATCTCGAACGTGCCCGCGACGAGGGAACGCATCGACGCCGGGACCTGCTGTACCGGTTTTGGGGAGGTGACGCCGCCCGGGTTGGGGAATCGTCCGATCGCGCCGAGCGGACACTTGAGGAGCTGGAAGGGCTCGGAGCCCGGTTGCAGAACCTGCGCGGTAGCACCCTCGGACGACTGCTTCGTGGCCGCCGAACTGGACTGCGGACGCTCCGGCGTACGAACGTCATCGCCAATGACCGCCACTATCGTGCTGCCGGTCTCGTGTGGTCGGCGTTCGACCGCAAGCCCGATCTTCAGGAAGACCCCGAAGAACGCAGTGAGCGGCTACGACGACGCCATCTGGCGTTCGATCGGTACGCGCTGGGATTGCTCGTTCGCGCGTTCGCCGAGCTCGGTTACTCGCCTGACGGCGACACTATCCCGTCCCCCGGCCACCCTGTCACCCTCACCGGAGCGTGGGGCACGGCGACCATCCGCAAGGACGACGACGGCACGCTCACCCTTGAGTCACACGGCACGGCGACGCGGTTCGTTCCCTTGATCGATCTCGTCGGGCCGGACGACGACCCGACGACGGTCGAAGCGAGATGGCAGTCGGTGATCGGGGCGGTGGCGAAGCCCACGGTTGTCGTGCACCTCTCCGCAAGCGAACCCCTCCGCGCGCTGCCGCCCCGGCTGGCGGCACCCTTGATCTCCGCCGCCAAGGACGACATTGCGGGACGGCGCGACGCGACGGCGATCCCCGTCTCACCGCTGGAGACGACCAGCTTGGAACGAGTGGCTCGCGCTGTCGCTACTGCGGTAATGGCGCCGGCATTGCTGAGCTACCCACCGGCCGTCTCGCTGGACGGTCGCCCCGTACCGCGGCGCCTCATCGAGCGGCTCATGGACCTCGGCCCTCCCCGCCTCGGGATGAGCCCGATCTTCCACCGACCGACCCCTGACGAACTCCACCTGCGACGTCCGATGATCGCATCGGAGTCCACCCAGCTGGACACGCTCCTACGCGACATCAGCAGGAGGGCTAAGGCTCCTGGTTGGGAACGTGACATCGCCGACGAGATCTTGCGCCTCCGGTCAGGCTTCGCTAACGCCGAGTCGGCCGTGAATACCTTCCTCACGTGTCCGGGATGCGGCAACGAGGCGAGCCCTGAGCAGGTGGGTCGGGAGAAGGACCTCTTTTCGATCACCTGTCGTTCGTGCGGCACGCGCTGGGGCCATGAACGATGTGGGGCCTGCCAGGCCCGCGTCCCGATCATCGAGCCGGAACGCGAGCCTCTCAATCCAGAAGTACGCGGTCCCGGATGGGTCGAACGCATCTTCGGCCACGAGGCACTCGCGTCGCCCTGCTGGGCGCGAACCGTCGGTGCCCGCTACATCTGCACCAGCTGCGGGAAATGCCCGGAAAGCGGGAGCGAGGCGGGAGTCAACTGCACCCGCTGCTACACCGCGCCGTCATACTGCGGGACATGA
- a CDS encoding AAA family ATPase has product MAAKPGRGKDPAAKEAALLTEVEKGLASTTPVPDEIAAETPRFDVADAEVTTALKLRNLWNNVKQRETQWLNAKNKADKALADLATEQERLKADRAALAEREERAAEREAALARAEAEIESQRSAAKAGFADELRTMTKDAACRRDELLAEAATIEDEARRRADAIRSAAHDEVQRERERITAETVRLRDLQADLNMQKAQLEHEIEWARTREAMAAEHLERRTEERVTLIRADLDEARQMLEIERDLRQSRDQALRDLRNQLDTYGDDPQILQEENDALRSQVANLRDELSRRPSQEQVDDLRQRAQRAEEAQEQETYWRQQHDRIDRQLRYQLMNVGELEVLRDERDTLAAQRETLRQALAQQRKEWEDLQASQNVTEPFPACSAYDRDSGLQQWPAEFSDLGADFTLAHLVVDIRARMATASPVAFYYTESDVRLFMAGLAASRLHLLQGMSGTGKTSLPREFFQALSGDGAAQMIEVQAGWRDKDDLFGYYNAFEKRFAESEFTKALYRALLPANEDRPMVIVLDEMNLAHPEQYFGSMLSILETAVSEPGYVDLLTHELQGVPERFEGSRLPLARNVWFVGTANHDETTVAFADKTYDRAHVQELPARHEPFAASKQAPAAPIAFSELRGAFEAAMRDHRADADTVKQFLNDHLHERFARFGVSWGNRFERQAERFVPVILATGGDMTEAVDHLVATKLVRKLEDRFGVVPDQLAELADDIEKRWSLDGGKPVKTLDRIRREASRLRGGYGS; this is encoded by the coding sequence ATGGCCGCGAAGCCGGGTAGGGGCAAGGACCCCGCCGCGAAGGAAGCGGCCTTGCTCACCGAGGTCGAGAAGGGCCTGGCCTCGACGACACCGGTTCCGGATGAGATCGCGGCGGAAACACCCCGCTTCGACGTAGCCGACGCCGAGGTGACCACCGCTCTGAAGCTGCGAAACCTCTGGAACAACGTGAAGCAAAGAGAGACGCAGTGGCTTAATGCGAAGAACAAAGCGGACAAGGCCCTTGCCGACCTCGCGACCGAACAGGAACGGCTGAAGGCCGACCGGGCAGCCTTGGCGGAGCGGGAGGAACGTGCCGCCGAACGTGAGGCCGCGCTCGCACGCGCTGAGGCCGAGATCGAGTCGCAGCGCTCAGCCGCGAAAGCGGGGTTCGCCGACGAGCTTCGGACGATGACGAAAGACGCCGCCTGCCGCCGCGACGAGCTCCTCGCCGAGGCCGCGACGATCGAGGACGAGGCCCGCAGACGCGCGGATGCGATCAGATCCGCGGCCCACGACGAAGTGCAGCGCGAACGCGAACGCATCACCGCGGAGACGGTCCGGCTACGCGACCTGCAGGCGGATCTCAACATGCAAAAGGCCCAGCTCGAGCACGAGATCGAATGGGCGCGCACCCGCGAGGCGATGGCCGCGGAGCACCTGGAACGACGCACAGAGGAGCGTGTCACCCTCATCCGCGCGGACCTCGACGAGGCCCGGCAAATGCTCGAGATCGAGCGGGATCTCCGCCAATCCCGCGACCAGGCACTACGCGACCTGCGGAACCAGCTTGACACCTATGGAGACGACCCTCAGATCCTCCAAGAGGAGAACGACGCGCTGCGGTCCCAGGTGGCCAACTTGCGCGATGAACTCAGCCGTCGACCGTCCCAGGAGCAGGTCGACGACCTGCGCCAGCGCGCGCAGCGTGCCGAGGAGGCACAAGAGCAGGAGACGTACTGGCGGCAACAACACGACCGCATCGACCGCCAGCTTCGGTACCAGCTGATGAACGTCGGCGAGCTGGAGGTTCTCCGGGACGAGCGCGACACGCTGGCCGCGCAACGGGAAACGCTCCGGCAAGCTCTTGCACAGCAGCGCAAGGAATGGGAGGACCTACAGGCGAGCCAGAACGTTACAGAGCCGTTCCCGGCATGCTCCGCCTACGATCGTGACTCCGGCTTGCAGCAGTGGCCTGCGGAGTTCTCCGATCTCGGCGCGGACTTTACGCTTGCCCATCTCGTTGTAGACATCCGCGCCCGGATGGCGACCGCGTCGCCCGTCGCCTTCTACTACACCGAGTCGGACGTCCGTTTGTTTATGGCGGGACTTGCTGCGAGCCGCCTGCATCTGCTGCAAGGGATGTCCGGAACCGGCAAGACCAGCCTTCCCCGCGAGTTCTTCCAAGCACTCAGCGGCGATGGTGCCGCGCAGATGATCGAGGTGCAGGCCGGCTGGCGAGACAAGGACGATCTCTTCGGCTACTATAATGCGTTCGAGAAGCGATTCGCGGAGAGTGAGTTCACGAAGGCACTCTACCGGGCCCTGCTCCCGGCAAACGAGGATCGCCCCATGGTTATCGTGCTCGACGAGATGAACCTCGCCCATCCTGAGCAGTACTTCGGGTCGATGCTCTCGATCCTGGAGACCGCGGTGAGCGAGCCAGGCTATGTCGACCTCCTGACGCACGAGTTGCAGGGGGTGCCCGAGCGGTTCGAGGGTTCACGTCTCCCACTTGCGCGCAACGTCTGGTTCGTGGGTACTGCCAACCACGACGAGACGACGGTCGCGTTCGCGGACAAGACCTACGATCGCGCCCACGTCCAAGAACTCCCGGCCCGCCACGAACCATTCGCGGCATCCAAGCAAGCCCCTGCCGCTCCGATCGCGTTCAGCGAGCTGAGAGGGGCGTTCGAGGCGGCGATGCGTGATCATCGCGCCGACGCCGACACAGTGAAACAGTTTTTGAACGATCACCTTCACGAGCGCTTCGCCCGATTTGGGGTCAGCTGGGGCAACCGGTTCGAACGCCAGGCCGAGCGGTTCGTACCTGTCATCCTCGCGACGGGTGGAGACATGACCGAAGCGGTGGATCACCTGGTGGCGACCAAGCTGGTGCGCAAGCTCGAAGATCGGTTCGGCGTCGTTCCCGACCAGCTCGCCGAGTTGGCCGACGACATCGAAAAGCGCTGGAGCCTCGACGGCGGAAAACCGGTGAAGACGCTCGACAGGATTCGGCGGGAGGCATCCCGGCTGCGGGGCGGTTACGGCTCGTGA